A part of Miscanthus floridulus cultivar M001 chromosome 6, ASM1932011v1, whole genome shotgun sequence genomic DNA contains:
- the LOC136460696 gene encoding uncharacterized protein: MGRKGGAAGGKRVTLQAGKGRAPPSVEDGIPRGARVVDPGSGDAGGGGDAAVEVVDAATCVGVEGMAAVAAAAEGVQVAATAVGRREYSRCRRKEGRGRHSRGEGCHHRRRCRGRGRRRCRGKGHRRWWWGRTESRPERKGALPPPDRRRWWDGDATAAVGGGRETRCGGSARGAPGAAIRASWAASPTGSVVHAGRAAPPLGRIRTRWVRREGGEATASPGRLGPAPPRHGEGVRRRRLGRDAVTMAGWGSPPLKGGRGSNSRRRRWGPSTMPVRPPVEGGAGDRHRLWEGPGAVDARGRAPRGPLRRRR, from the coding sequence ATGGGGAGGAAGGGAGGCGCTGCCGGGGGGAAGAGGGTGACGCTGCAGGCTGGGAAAGGGAGGGCACCGCCATCAGTCGAGGATGGGATACCGCGCGGCGCCAGGGTTGTGGACCCTGGGAGCGGAGATGCTGGTGGGGGAGGTGACGCCGCCGTTGAAGTTGTGGACGCTGCAACCTGTGTCGGCGTTGAAGGTATGGccgccgttgccgccgccgcGGAAGGTGTGCAGGTCGCCGCCACCGCTGTTGGCCGTAGAGAGTACAGCCGCTGCCGCCGTAAAGAGGGAAGAGGTCGCCATAGCCGAGGCGAGGGatgccaccaccgccgtcgttGTCGAGGAAGGGGCCGCCGTCGTTGCCGAGGAAAGGGCCACCGCCGTTGGTGGTGGGGGAGGACAGAATCGCGGCCGGAGAGGAAGGGGGCGCTACCGCCGCCGGACCGCCGCCGGTGGTGGGATGGGGACGCTACCGCCGCCGTCGGTGGGGGAAGGGAGACGCGTTGTGGCGGATCCGCGAGGGGAGCACCAGGCGCCGCCATCCGAGCGAGCTGGGCCGCGTCGCCGACGGGGAGCGTCGTGCACGCGGGGCGAGCCGCACCGCCGCTGGGCCGCATCCGCACGAGGTGGGTTCGTCGGGAAGGTGGAGAGGCCACCGCGTCGCCGGGAAGGTTGGGTCCGGCGCCGCCACGACATGGGGAGGGGGTCCGGCGCCGCCGATTGGGGAGGGACGCCGTCACTATGGCCGGATGGGGAAGCCCGCCGTTGAAGGGAGGGCGCGGCagcaacagccgccgccgccgttggggCCCATCGACCATGCCAGTCCGGCCGCCGGTCGAGGGAGGGGCCGGGGACCGCCACCGCTTGTGGGAAGGTCCGGGGGCCGTCGACGCTCGGGGGAGAGCACCCCGTGGCCCGTTACGCCGCCGGAGGTGA